Proteins encoded in a region of the Streptomyces sp. NBC_00258 genome:
- a CDS encoding antibiotic biosynthesis monooxygenase family protein, with translation MSIVKINVLTVPEEQRETLEKRFAARAGTVDSSDGFEWFELLRPLEGTDTYLVYTRWRAEEDFQNWMSGRGQAAHRDGAAGGGERPKPAATDSTLWTFEVVQQAAPKQD, from the coding sequence ATGAGCATCGTCAAGATCAACGTACTCACGGTTCCCGAAGAGCAGCGCGAGACGCTGGAGAAGCGCTTCGCGGCTCGGGCCGGGACGGTGGACAGCTCGGACGGGTTCGAGTGGTTCGAGCTGCTGCGTCCGCTGGAGGGCACCGACACCTACCTCGTCTACACGCGCTGGCGCGCCGAGGAGGACTTCCAGAACTGGATGTCCGGGCGCGGTCAGGCCGCACACCGCGACGGGGCCGCCGGCGGCGGCGAGCGGCCGAAGCCCGCCGCGACGGACTCGACACTGTGGACCTTCGAGGTGGTCCAGCAGGCCGCCCCCAAGCAGGACTGA
- a CDS encoding alpha/beta hydrolase, with protein sequence MTALVVAGSGAQATAAQPDPTTAAASKGSLPAPPVPTLSWADCQGGFECANADVPLDYRAPEGRKITLAVIRKKAADQTKRKGTLFMQPGGPGNSGVDFVRGNYDDLPAAMRDSFDVFGYDVRGVARSSALECWDDQRYTKAVTDAKGAPGPDAFGPALREAAEFNQACTDKSADLLPFVGTEYVARDIDLLRQALGEDQLTYYGRSFGSYIGTVYAALFPKRVRALALDGAYDPVHYANQPYSYDKPQYLALDGAMSRFLDWCKADQATCGFGDGDPRAAFEKLKRDLDANPVPTANGGQANGYTLVYRLMFNINEGKVIWPAFGEALRKAQQRDNTSFLLRPPSPGSFDFLVPNVVVECVDKDYPRDQALLKRNVTAYAKAAPLLGPAMAYGPPTYDHQHATACTQWPGERVSRYDGSYRAKGSKPILVLGTTGDPDTPYQDAVALSRQLDNASLLTFKAEGHTAFGRSACATDAVTGYLVDLKVPAKGTTCADETQPPSVTPKVAPPGTTLGELRNGVNERLDRLGSLR encoded by the coding sequence GTGACCGCACTCGTCGTCGCCGGGTCGGGGGCCCAGGCGACGGCCGCCCAGCCGGACCCGACGACAGCGGCCGCCTCGAAGGGCTCGCTGCCGGCCCCGCCGGTGCCGACCCTTTCCTGGGCCGACTGCCAGGGCGGCTTCGAATGCGCGAACGCCGATGTACCGCTGGACTACCGGGCGCCGGAGGGCCGCAAGATCACCCTGGCGGTGATCCGCAAGAAGGCCGCCGACCAGACGAAGCGCAAGGGCACGCTCTTCATGCAGCCCGGCGGACCGGGCAACTCCGGCGTGGACTTCGTCCGCGGCAACTACGACGACCTGCCGGCCGCCATGCGCGACTCGTTCGACGTCTTCGGATACGACGTACGAGGCGTCGCGCGCAGCTCGGCGCTCGAATGCTGGGACGACCAGCGGTACACGAAGGCCGTCACCGACGCGAAGGGCGCCCCGGGCCCCGACGCCTTCGGCCCGGCCCTGCGCGAGGCCGCCGAGTTCAACCAGGCCTGCACGGACAAGTCGGCCGACCTGCTGCCGTTCGTCGGCACCGAGTACGTCGCCCGTGACATCGACCTGCTGCGCCAGGCCCTGGGCGAGGACCAACTCACCTACTACGGCCGGTCGTTCGGCTCGTACATCGGTACGGTCTACGCCGCCCTGTTCCCGAAGCGGGTGCGCGCCCTGGCGCTCGACGGGGCGTACGACCCGGTGCACTACGCCAACCAGCCGTACTCCTACGACAAGCCCCAGTACCTGGCCCTGGACGGCGCGATGAGCCGCTTCCTCGACTGGTGCAAGGCCGACCAGGCCACCTGCGGGTTCGGTGACGGCGACCCCCGGGCGGCGTTCGAGAAGCTCAAGCGCGACCTGGACGCCAACCCGGTGCCGACCGCCAACGGCGGACAGGCCAACGGTTACACCCTGGTCTACCGGCTGATGTTCAACATCAACGAGGGCAAGGTCATCTGGCCCGCGTTCGGCGAGGCCCTGCGCAAGGCCCAGCAGCGCGACAACACCTCGTTCCTGCTGCGACCGCCGTCCCCGGGCAGCTTCGACTTCCTCGTTCCGAACGTGGTCGTCGAGTGCGTCGACAAGGACTACCCGCGCGATCAGGCCCTGCTGAAGCGGAACGTCACGGCCTACGCCAAGGCGGCACCGCTGCTCGGCCCGGCCATGGCCTACGGCCCGCCGACCTACGACCACCAGCACGCCACGGCCTGCACCCAGTGGCCCGGCGAGCGCGTCAGCCGCTACGACGGCTCCTACCGCGCCAAGGGCTCCAAGCCGATCCTCGTCCTCGGCACCACCGGCGACCCGGACACCCCCTACCAGGACGCGGTGGCGCTGTCCCGGCAGCTCGACAACGCCTCGCTGCTCACGTTCAAGGCGGAGGGACACACCGCCTTCGGCCGGAGCGCCTGCGCCACGGACGCGGTCACCGGTTACCTGGTGGACCTGAAGGTCCCGGCCAAGGGCACGACCTGCGCGGACGAGACCCAGCCGCCGTCGGTCACGCCCAAGGTGGCCCCGCCCGGCACGACGCTCGGCGAGCTCCGCAACGGCGTCAACGAGCGCCTCGACCGGCTCGGCTCGCTGCGCTGA
- a CDS encoding SpoIIE family protein phosphatase, with translation MERRAVDDQESSPGRDAVGGAPTARATVDELGVVTGWNAGAERLLGYPAAQILGRPAASLLAEEPGAGDLPPLSELPRWHGTLGLRHLDGHRVEARVLAHHRTSDGTPDRASDGRMPGWLLVSAVAGAARARPDDDELVRRGFLDSPCCSTSVYDTDLRFRRSTQSGRGVLGMSDDDLRGLRLTDVLDDPVAEKVERAMRRVLETGETQYLENHALAPGEARDHAWSVHLYRLEDPAGRVLGVASTGHDMTEEYWARKRLQLIAEAGTRIGSTLDVTRTAQELANVAVPELADFVSVDLLASLDDLPEQPPGPLRAGDSLALRRIAHQSVFPDVPEAVLALGEVDTYPEGSPPAESLRTGRAVLHRVTEAAVADWVAEDPRRSARIREFGFHSAMTVPLSARGTTLGVVALARHRHPDPFKEDDLVLAEELAARAAVCIDNALRYTRERGTAVTLQRSLLPQSLPEQSAVEVASRYLPAGARAGVGGDWFDVIPLSGARVALVVGDVVGHGIHASATMGRLRTAVRTLADIDLPPDELLTHLDDLVGRLATEAEGAEGSAAEGEGSGDVGATCLYAVYDPVSRRCTLARAGHPPPAVVSPDGTVELLDVPAGPPLGLGGLPFESLDTELPEGSLLALYTDGLIESRDSDLDEGTSRLRRALAAPAASLEVLCDSVLAAVLPRRPADDVALLVARTRALDADRVAAWDVAPEPSAVSEVRKNALRRLADWGLSDAAFVTELVVSELVTNAIRHAEPPIQLRLIHDRTLICEVSDASSTAPHMRRARTYDEGGRGLLLVAQLTQRWGTRPTPTGKTIWAEQSVEPEL, from the coding sequence ATGGAGCGGCGCGCCGTCGACGACCAGGAATCGAGCCCGGGCCGCGACGCCGTGGGCGGGGCACCGACGGCGCGCGCCACCGTCGACGAACTCGGCGTCGTGACCGGCTGGAACGCCGGTGCGGAACGGCTCCTCGGTTACCCGGCGGCGCAGATCCTGGGCCGGCCGGCGGCCTCACTGCTCGCCGAGGAACCCGGGGCGGGTGATCTCCCGCCCCTCTCGGAGCTGCCGAGATGGCACGGCACACTGGGTCTCCGGCACCTCGACGGCCACCGCGTGGAGGCCAGGGTTCTCGCACACCACAGGACGTCGGACGGAACACCGGACCGGGCGTCGGACGGCCGGATGCCCGGCTGGCTTCTCGTCTCCGCCGTTGCCGGGGCCGCCCGGGCCCGGCCCGACGACGACGAGCTCGTGCGGCGGGGCTTTCTCGACTCCCCGTGCTGCTCGACCTCGGTGTACGACACGGATCTGCGCTTCCGCCGGTCCACGCAGTCCGGTCGGGGCGTGCTGGGCATGAGCGACGACGACCTGCGCGGGCTCAGGCTGACGGACGTGCTCGACGATCCGGTGGCGGAGAAGGTCGAGCGGGCGATGCGGCGGGTCCTGGAGACCGGCGAGACGCAGTACCTCGAGAACCACGCGCTCGCCCCCGGCGAGGCCCGTGACCACGCGTGGTCGGTCCACCTCTACCGCCTGGAGGACCCGGCCGGCCGCGTCCTGGGCGTGGCCTCCACGGGGCACGACATGACTGAGGAGTACTGGGCCCGCAAGCGGCTCCAGCTGATCGCGGAGGCCGGCACCAGGATCGGCAGCACGCTCGACGTGACGCGGACGGCGCAGGAGCTGGCGAACGTGGCGGTCCCGGAGCTCGCCGACTTCGTCAGCGTCGACCTCCTGGCGTCCCTCGACGACCTGCCCGAGCAGCCCCCGGGGCCGCTGAGGGCGGGCGACTCCCTCGCGCTGCGGCGCATCGCCCACCAGTCCGTGTTCCCGGACGTCCCGGAGGCGGTCCTCGCCCTGGGCGAGGTGGACACGTACCCGGAGGGCTCCCCGCCGGCGGAGAGCCTGCGAACGGGACGGGCCGTGCTGCACAGGGTGACCGAGGCGGCGGTCGCCGACTGGGTGGCCGAGGACCCGCGGCGGTCCGCCCGGATCCGCGAGTTCGGCTTCCACTCGGCGATGACCGTGCCCCTGTCGGCGCGCGGCACCACCCTGGGCGTCGTCGCGCTCGCCCGGCACCGGCACCCCGACCCGTTCAAGGAGGACGACCTGGTACTGGCCGAGGAACTGGCGGCCCGGGCCGCGGTCTGCATCGACAACGCCCTGCGCTACACCCGCGAACGCGGCACGGCCGTCACCCTGCAGCGCAGCCTGCTGCCGCAGAGCCTGCCCGAGCAGTCCGCGGTGGAGGTCGCCTCCCGCTACCTCCCGGCCGGTGCCCGGGCCGGAGTGGGCGGGGACTGGTTCGACGTGATCCCGCTGTCCGGAGCCAGGGTGGCGCTGGTCGTGGGCGACGTCGTGGGCCACGGCATCCACGCCTCGGCGACCATGGGCCGGCTGCGTACCGCCGTACGCACGCTCGCGGACATCGACCTGCCCCCCGACGAACTCCTCACCCACCTCGACGACCTGGTCGGCCGCCTCGCCACCGAGGCCGAGGGCGCGGAGGGATCAGCCGCCGAGGGGGAGGGCTCGGGAGACGTCGGAGCGACGTGCCTGTACGCCGTGTACGACCCCGTCTCCCGCCGGTGCACCCTCGCCCGGGCCGGGCATCCCCCGCCCGCCGTGGTGAGCCCGGACGGCACCGTGGAACTGCTCGATGTTCCCGCGGGGCCGCCACTGGGCCTGGGCGGGCTGCCCTTCGAGTCCCTCGACACCGAACTCCCGGAAGGAAGCCTGCTCGCCCTCTACACCGACGGCCTGATCGAGTCCCGCGACAGCGACCTCGACGAAGGCACCTCACGGCTGCGCCGCGCCCTCGCCGCTCCCGCGGCCTCCCTGGAGGTGCTGTGCGACTCGGTCCTGGCAGCCGTGCTTCCCCGGCGGCCCGCCGACGACGTGGCCCTGCTCGTCGCCCGCACCCGGGCGCTCGACGCCGACCGGGTCGCGGCCTGGGACGTGGCCCCGGAACCGTCCGCCGTCTCCGAAGTCCGCAAGAACGCCCTCCGCCGGCTGGCGGACTGGGGCCTGTCCGACGCCGCCTTCGTCACCGAGCTGGTCGTCAGCGAACTGGTCACCAACGCCATCCGGCACGCCGAGCCGCCCATCCAGCTGCGCCTCATCCATGACCGGACCCTCATCTGCGAGGTCTCGGACGCCAGCAGCACGGCACCCCACATGCGCCGCGCGCGCACCTACGACGAGGGCGGCCGCGGCTTGCTCCTGGTCGCCCAGCTGACCCAGCGCTGGGGCACTCGCCCCACCCCGACGGGCAAGACGATCTGGGCGGAACAGAGCGTGGAGCCGGAGCTGTGA
- a CDS encoding S8 family serine peptidase — translation MAAGAVSTALLLAGVPGGTAQAAPAGEPADGRSGTVAEDASGVGKSQKVRTVTLVTGDRVRLDGAGKVIGVERAKGRERVPFSVRVVHGHTRVVPGDAQLLLAQGKLDARLFDVTQLLADGYDDAGRSDLPLIVTFRGKKAPSMSPFTGAGARMGRALPVVNGKAMRSVKQRGAEFWDAVTNTGAAGRGDGTTEFTDSTAVEKVWLDGRRRASLDKSVPQIGAPTAWAAGFDGTGTKVAVLDTGIDTAHADLASQVIEERDFSGSSGTGDKFGHGTHVASITAGTGARSGGKYKGVAPGAKLLNGKVLDDNGFGSDSGIIAGMEWAVAQGADVVNLSLGGTDMPGVDPMEETVNRLSAESDALFVVAAGNDGEFGEGTVGSPGSADAALTVGAVDKADQLADFSSRGPRVGDGGVKPDLTAPGAAITAAAAAGSVLEGAYPSDVPGYLTIDGTSMAAPHVAGAAAILAQQHPDWTGERLKAVLTGSAKPGAYSSYQQGTGRTDVVRAMEQGVVTEQGPIDFGKQRWPHNDDEPATKKLTYRNLGTEPVTLDLSVDAFSVDGKPAAEGMFAVSPGQLTVPAGGEASASVTADTRAGSADGSFGGSVQATSADGRTQVRSAVGVEREVESYDLTLKHIDENGGPTGDAVTDVGGYDNDFYASYADEEDGELTVRLPKGDYTLSGVIHPSYESATHAVLVQPKLSLDGDTTVTVDARKARPVDITVPDAAAENTEAMVAYSYDRGEGQREGRLEYSLPTFEGTGFGQLGPEPAEDKASALFAGDWTRLDDEGRPVTYHLGWNRTGGLSGFAAKVGRKQLAKVDLQAGALVDGRKVQVEVSPHTADGNLVLGDHDLRGVLPLRTTDYILDSGVKWSLRMWQASGDDRETRYEQFLMRMPRTWQGGRNYTEQFNVGVFGPVLPGPEDAGPGSGYPGVARYGNVIRAYVPLFGDGAGHWGVAYETSSGKSTLEADGKEIADNYETSPADGLTEYTVPAKDSAYKLTLDNSRDAALYPASTRVRAEWTFRSATTSEDEMTALPLSVVRFSPELTLSSTAKAGKRFEVPFTVEGAATGKRPAKLAFEVSYDEGATWHPTKAVGGTHLSLKHPAKAGSVSLRAKLTDRAGNTLVQTIERAYNTTR, via the coding sequence GTGGCGGCAGGGGCGGTTTCCACAGCCCTTCTGCTGGCCGGTGTCCCGGGCGGGACGGCCCAGGCCGCACCCGCGGGGGAGCCGGCCGACGGGCGTTCCGGGACGGTGGCCGAGGACGCGAGCGGCGTCGGCAAGTCCCAGAAGGTGAGGACGGTGACGCTGGTCACCGGCGACCGCGTCCGGCTGGACGGCGCCGGAAAGGTCATCGGGGTGGAGCGGGCGAAGGGCCGGGAGCGGGTTCCGTTCTCGGTCCGGGTGGTCCACGGACACACCCGGGTGGTGCCGGGCGACGCCCAGTTGCTGCTCGCCCAGGGCAAGCTGGACGCCCGGCTGTTCGACGTGACCCAGTTGCTGGCGGACGGCTACGACGACGCAGGCCGGTCCGACCTGCCGCTGATCGTCACGTTCCGGGGCAAGAAGGCGCCCTCGATGAGCCCGTTCACCGGGGCCGGGGCGCGGATGGGCCGGGCGCTTCCGGTCGTCAACGGCAAGGCGATGCGCTCCGTGAAGCAGCGCGGCGCCGAGTTCTGGGACGCCGTGACCAACACCGGCGCCGCAGGCAGGGGCGACGGAACGACGGAGTTCACCGACTCGACCGCCGTCGAGAAGGTGTGGCTGGACGGCAGGCGCAGGGCCAGCCTCGACAAGAGCGTCCCGCAGATCGGCGCGCCGACCGCCTGGGCCGCCGGGTTCGACGGCACCGGCACCAAGGTCGCCGTCCTGGACACCGGGATCGACACAGCCCACGCCGACCTGGCGAGCCAGGTGATCGAGGAGCGGGACTTCTCCGGATCCTCCGGCACGGGTGACAAGTTCGGCCACGGCACCCACGTGGCGTCGATCACCGCCGGTACGGGAGCCAGGTCGGGCGGCAAGTACAAGGGCGTCGCCCCGGGTGCGAAGCTCCTGAACGGCAAGGTCCTGGACGACAACGGCTTCGGCTCGGACTCCGGGATCATCGCGGGCATGGAGTGGGCGGTGGCGCAGGGCGCCGATGTCGTCAACCTCAGCCTCGGCGGCACGGACATGCCCGGCGTCGACCCGATGGAGGAGACGGTCAACCGGCTCTCCGCCGAGTCGGACGCGCTCTTCGTCGTCGCGGCGGGCAACGACGGCGAGTTCGGCGAGGGGACCGTCGGTTCGCCCGGCAGTGCCGACGCCGCGCTCACCGTCGGCGCGGTCGACAAGGCCGACCAGCTCGCCGACTTCTCCAGCCGCGGCCCGCGCGTCGGCGACGGCGGGGTCAAGCCCGACCTGACCGCGCCCGGCGCCGCCATCACGGCCGCCGCGGCCGCCGGCAGCGTCCTGGAGGGCGCGTACCCCTCCGACGTACCCGGCTACCTCACCATCGACGGCACCTCCATGGCGGCCCCGCACGTCGCGGGCGCCGCCGCGATCCTCGCCCAGCAGCACCCCGACTGGACCGGTGAGCGCCTCAAGGCGGTCCTCACGGGCTCCGCGAAGCCGGGCGCGTACAGCTCCTACCAGCAGGGCACCGGCCGCACCGACGTGGTCCGGGCGATGGAGCAGGGCGTCGTCACCGAGCAGGGGCCGATCGACTTCGGCAAGCAGCGGTGGCCGCACAACGACGACGAACCGGCGACCAAGAAGCTGACGTACCGCAACCTCGGTACGGAGCCGGTCACCCTGGACCTGTCCGTCGACGCGTTCTCGGTGGACGGCAAGCCCGCGGCCGAGGGCATGTTCGCCGTGTCGCCGGGGCAGCTCACCGTCCCGGCGGGCGGCGAGGCGAGCGCCTCCGTCACCGCCGACACCCGCGCGGGCAGCGCCGACGGCTCCTTCGGCGGCTCGGTGCAGGCCACCTCGGCCGACGGCAGGACCCAGGTGCGGTCCGCCGTGGGTGTGGAGCGCGAGGTCGAGTCGTACGACCTGACGCTGAAGCACATCGACGAGAACGGTGGGCCGACAGGCGACGCCGTCACCGACGTCGGGGGCTACGACAACGACTTCTACGCCTCCTACGCCGACGAGGAGGACGGCGAGCTCACGGTCAGGCTGCCCAAGGGCGACTACACCCTCAGCGGGGTGATCCACCCCTCGTACGAGTCCGCCACGCACGCCGTGCTGGTGCAGCCGAAGCTGAGCCTGGACGGGGACACCACCGTCACCGTCGACGCCCGGAAGGCGCGGCCGGTGGACATCACCGTGCCCGATGCCGCGGCCGAGAACACCGAGGCCATGGTCGCCTACAGCTACGACCGGGGTGAGGGGCAGCGCGAGGGCAGGCTCGAGTACAGCCTGCCCACCTTCGAGGGCACGGGGTTCGGACAGCTCGGGCCCGAGCCGGCCGAGGACAAGGCGTCCGCCCTGTTCGCCGGGGACTGGACACGGCTGGACGACGAGGGCCGGCCGGTCACCTACCACCTGGGCTGGAACCGCACCGGCGGGCTGAGCGGCTTCGCCGCCAAGGTCGGGCGGAAGCAGCTCGCCAAGGTCGACCTCCAGGCCGGCGCACTCGTCGACGGCCGGAAGGTCCAGGTCGAGGTGTCTCCCCACACGGCCGACGGGAACCTGGTCCTGGGTGACCACGACCTGAGGGGAGTCCTGCCGCTGCGCACCACCGACTACATCCTCGACAGCGGCGTCAAGTGGTCCCTGCGCATGTGGCAGGCCAGCGGCGACGACCGCGAGACGCGCTACGAGCAGTTCCTGATGCGGATGCCGAGGACCTGGCAGGGCGGACGGAACTACACCGAGCAGTTCAACGTCGGCGTCTTCGGCCCGGTCCTGCCCGGCCCCGAGGACGCCGGACCGGGCAGCGGATACCCCGGTGTCGCGCGGTACGGCAATGTCATCAGGGCCTACGTGCCGCTGTTCGGCGACGGCGCCGGCCACTGGGGCGTCGCCTACGAGACCTCCTCGGGGAAGAGCACCCTCGAGGCGGACGGCAAGGAGATAGCCGACAACTACGAGACGTCGCCGGCCGACGGCCTGACCGAGTACACCGTCCCGGCCAAGGACAGCGCGTACAAGCTGACCCTGGACAACTCCCGTGATGCCGCGCTGTATCCGGCCAGCACCCGCGTCAGGGCCGAGTGGACCTTCCGCTCCGCCACGACCTCCGAGGACGAGATGACCGCGCTGCCGCTGTCGGTGGTCCGCTTCTCCCCCGAACTGACGCTGTCCAGCACGGCGAAGGCGGGCAAGCGGTTCGAGGTCCCCTTCACCGTCGAGGGCGCGGCCACCGGCAAGCGTCCGGCCAAGCTCGCCTTCGAGGTCTCGTACGACGAGGGCGCCACCTGGCACCCCACCAAGGCCGTCGGCGGCACCCACCTCTCCCTGAAGCACCCGGCGAAGGCGGGCTCCGTCTCCCTGCGCGCCAAGCTGACCGACCGCGCGGGCAACACCCTGGTCCAGACGATCGAACGGGCCTACAACACCACTCGGTGA
- a CDS encoding phosphoribosylanthranilate isomerase: MSSSLFIKICGLKTERDVDTAVEAGADAIGFVFSASPRRIDAATAARLCARVPENVLTVGVFRDEPLRDVRSLATDSGIRAVQLHGPEDRGYYDDLATGGWTLIRAAAFGEPAPRHGDMGEDVLLLDAPVPGSGVAWDWSRKPLAGPGEKWLLAGGLTPDNVRAAVDATSPWGVDVSSGVERSRGVKDPALITAFVGAARNRP; encoded by the coding sequence GTGAGCAGCTCCCTCTTCATCAAGATCTGTGGCCTGAAGACCGAACGGGACGTCGACACGGCCGTCGAGGCGGGCGCCGACGCCATCGGCTTCGTCTTCTCGGCCAGCCCGCGCCGCATCGACGCGGCCACGGCGGCGCGGCTGTGCGCCCGCGTGCCGGAGAACGTCCTGACGGTCGGTGTCTTCCGCGACGAGCCCCTGCGTGACGTACGGTCCCTGGCCACCGACTCGGGGATCCGGGCCGTCCAGCTGCACGGGCCCGAGGACCGCGGTTACTACGACGACCTCGCGACGGGCGGCTGGACGCTGATCCGCGCCGCCGCGTTCGGCGAACCCGCGCCGCGCCACGGGGACATGGGCGAGGACGTCCTCCTCCTCGACGCCCCCGTGCCGGGCTCCGGCGTCGCCTGGGACTGGTCGAGGAAGCCCCTGGCCGGGCCGGGCGAGAAGTGGCTCCTCGCCGGCGGTCTCACCCCGGACAACGTGCGCGCGGCCGTCGACGCCACCTCGCCCTGGGGCGTCGACGTGTCAAGCGGCGTGGAACGGAGCCGGGGCGTCAAGGACCCCGCCCTGATCACCGCGTTCGTCGGGGCCGCCCGAAACCGGCCCTGA